Proteins encoded by one window of Shewanella avicenniae:
- the mtnC gene encoding acireductone synthase: MGIRAIIVDTAGTTTDHAFIHDVLFPYSIQAMPTYLAQHKDDVLVDNCICDTREMALEDDASLERVAEILQQWVKEDRKATPLKTLQGLIWKEGYAKGEFTGHIFPDFIDAANRFKARGIRLYSFSSASVEAQKLLFSHSDGGDLTEVFNGHFDTRTGGKLDKQAYSNIINTISMAPKQVLFISDFADELKAAQAAGMQTCQMIRDPAEAAGSFRHIRSFNDLQLN, encoded by the coding sequence ATGGGCATCAGAGCCATTATCGTTGACACAGCAGGCACCACCACAGATCACGCCTTTATTCATGACGTGCTGTTTCCCTATTCTATTCAAGCCATGCCGACGTATCTGGCACAGCACAAAGATGATGTGCTCGTGGATAACTGTATTTGCGACACGCGCGAAATGGCACTTGAAGATGACGCATCGCTGGAGCGTGTTGCCGAGATTTTGCAGCAGTGGGTCAAAGAAGACCGTAAAGCCACGCCGCTGAAAACCTTGCAAGGGCTAATTTGGAAAGAAGGCTACGCCAAAGGCGAGTTTACCGGCCATATCTTCCCTGACTTTATTGATGCAGCTAACCGCTTTAAAGCCCGCGGCATTCGTTTGTATAGCTTCTCGTCTGCTTCGGTGGAAGCGCAAAAGCTGCTGTTTAGCCATAGTGATGGCGGTGATTTAACCGAAGTCTTCAATGGCCATTTTGATACCCGTACCGGTGGCAAATTGGACAAGCAAGCCTACAGCAACATCATTAACACCATCAGCATGGCGCCGAAGCAAGTGCTGTTCATCTCTGACTTTGCTGACGAACTCAAAGCAGCACAAGCTGCAGGCATGCAAACCTGCCAGATGATCCGCGACCCAGCCGAAGCCGCAGGCAGTTTCCGTCATATTCGCAGCTTTAACGATCTGCAACTGAACTAA
- a CDS encoding (2Fe-2S)-binding protein, protein MKYALSINGKQLQAEVDPDTPLLWVLRDTLNLKGTKFGCGMSQCGACTVHLDGKPIRSCVTPISAIGNKSITTIEGISADAVGQKVQQAWKILDVPQCGYCQAGQIMAAVSLLKQFPQPTDQQIDSGMSRNLCRCATYHRIRAAIHQAADAVKEG, encoded by the coding sequence ATGAAATACGCGTTGTCCATTAACGGTAAACAGCTACAGGCGGAGGTCGACCCCGATACGCCGCTGCTGTGGGTGTTACGCGATACGCTCAATCTCAAGGGCACCAAATTTGGTTGTGGTATGTCGCAGTGTGGTGCCTGCACCGTGCATCTCGATGGTAAGCCGATTCGTAGTTGCGTTACGCCAATTAGTGCCATCGGCAACAAATCGATCACCACAATTGAAGGCATCAGCGCCGATGCGGTCGGTCAAAAAGTGCAGCAGGCGTGGAAGATTCTCGATGTGCCGCAGTGTGGTTACTGCCAAGCAGGGCAGATCATGGCGGCGGTGTCGTTACTGAAGCAGTTTCCACAGCCCACCGATCAGCAGATTGACTCTGGCATGAGCCGCAACCTGTGCCGTTGTGCCACTTATCACCGTATTCGTGCGGCGATTCATCAAGCGGCTGACGCCGTGAAGGAGGGCTAA